One genomic window of Bactrocera dorsalis isolate Fly_Bdor chromosome 4, ASM2337382v1, whole genome shotgun sequence includes the following:
- the LOC105222205 gene encoding Meckel syndrome type 1 protein homolog: MFHIFPKHTGVYNILDNIEYLELEVHFRHINSLLKLPKFDRAFIDVNINSLTKNIESFKHTEDATCLRRIRWQEKLLSPSEIELYKDERSCLTDTQKKYNQWLLETGVSEVSSGHSSSVNEVSKRCHKKRNKKSRKAELSSKERWGEIFTYVHEDDFNPDDGALLSNGKKIEKQTRFDEHVAAQQFMYIFAAISPDTQLVSLAWYPELRQLHIYPDFNDFAVNPYYIQVDTDYRHLYAFAVHNVSKRRYVANPTTYLRLPELTAHWQEERDLNTLFDLPPKRTTRISLLFELRQASGFSYDNINVRYQIKLPANTILEEGVLNASTHASSPGPANVDCFFGYNWQLTLLCEEDFDPTHLLHVYFEVISIDSWGRERIEGYAHYSTYLLTGSKSAKLMCLCPADGILETLTRYLIGGRRLFDFMSFYTDTAKDTLVKSRYGCRIKSTGQLELSCQCFRQRHCELLTPCTNKTSGMTLDDIMLAYRESRRRLEAVVLK; the protein is encoded by the coding sequence atgtttcatatatTTCCAAAACATACGGGAGTCTATAATATACTTGACAATATTGAATATCTAGAATTGGAAGTGCATTTCCGTCACATCAACTCTTTGTTGAAATTGCCAAAGTTCGATCGGGCTTTCATCGATGTAAATATCAATagtttaactaaaaatattgaaagttttaAACATACTGAAGATGCAACTTGTTTGAGAAGAATTCGTTGGCAAGAAAAACTTTTAAGTCCTAGCGAAATTGAACTCTATAAAGATGAGCGAAGTTGTCTCACCGATACACAAAAGAAATATAATCAATGGCTATTGGAGACTGGGGTGTCAGAAGTTTCGTCAGGGCACTCTTCATCGGTGAACGAAGTGAGCAAACGTTGTCATAAAAAGCGCAATAAAAAGTCGCGAAAAGCCGAATTATCATCCAAAGAACGTTGGGGTGAAATATTTACCTATGTGCATGAAGACGACTTCAATCCGGATGACGGTGCGTTATTATCAAATggaaaaaagattgaaaaacaAACCAGATTTGATGAACACGTAGCAGCACAGcagtttatgtacatatttgctgCCATATCACCAGACACACAATTGGTATCTCTTGCTTGGTATCCGGAACTGCGACAATTACATATTTATCCAGATTTCAACGACTTCGCAGTTAATCCTTATTATATTCAAGTCGACACAGATTATCGGCATTTGTACGCCTTTGCTGTGCATAATGTTTCAAAGCGCAGGTATGTTGCAAATCCGACAACGTACTTGCGTCTTCCAGAGTTAACCGCACATTGGCAGGAAGAACGAGACTTGAACACCTTGTTTGATCTACCACCGAAACGCACAACCCGTatatcattgctttttgagTTACGTCAGGCGAGTGGATTCAGCTATGACAATATTAATGTACGTTATCAGATTAAATTGCCAGCAAACACCATTCTCGAAGAAGGTGTGTTGAACGCCAGTACACATGCTAGCTCTCCTGGTCCTGCTAATGTTGATTGCTTCTTCGGTTATAATTGGCAATTGACTCTGCTCTGCGAGGAGGACTTTGATCCTACTCACTTGTTGCATGTATACTTCGAAGTAATTTCTATTGACAGCTGGGGTCGCGAACGTATTGAAGGGTATGCACACTATTCAACATATCTTTTAACCGGATCGAAATCAGCAAAGCTGATGTGTCTATGCCCTGCCGACGGAATATTAGAAACACTCACTCGTTATCTAATCGGTGGACGTCGACTATTTGATTTTATGAGTTTTTATACAGACACGGCCAAAGATACACTTGTCAAATCACGGTACGGCTGTCGCATCAAATCCACGGGACAACTGGAGCTTAGTTGTCAATGTTTCAGACAACGTCACTGTGAGTTGCTCACTCCATGTACGAACAAGACAAGTGGAATGACTTTGGATGATATTATGTTAGCGTATCGCGAATCTCGCAGGCGACTTGAAGCTGTGGTGTTGAAGTGA
- the LOC125778142 gene encoding uncharacterized protein LOC125778142: MAVLKKQNCCIFKPKNDMCDTCTSYESKNLTQDQYDIHRKDIQDMRSEKLIDIENAKSGLHLLLCIDMQAVKLIAQTNANATYYKMKLQVHNFTIYNVISHESDNFVWDETDGTLVASTFATCIIKYIKNSIKKSPNIHHIIIYSDGCFYQNRNVILFNAILCLCVQENITVEHKYLIVGHTQMECDSTHFLIQRKINKRQINFPSELSGLIRESRKNPFPLKVHHVDYKYFLDYESIPKRYVSIRPGKKSGEPTVNMIRALAYDPSGIIYYKTNINDDYNVLPQRTQQKNRDLHSYIPKEYQYPKRNGNTCRNLNFYFRLTATAFMIIYPLYCRFCCFQMNYFVFLNQFNLILFSRIK; the protein is encoded by the exons atggcagtattaaaaaaacaaaactgttgTATATTTAAGCCAAAAAATGATATGTGCGACACCTGCACATCATACGAATCGAAGAACTTAACCCAAGATCAGTACGACATTCATAGAAAGGATATACAAGACATGAGAAGTGAAAAGTTAATTGACATAGAAAACGCCAAATCAGGATTACACTTGTTGTTATGCATTGACATGCAGGCAGTGAAATTGATTGCACAGACAAATGCAAATGCCACGtactataaaatgaaattacaagtgcacaatttcacaatttataaCGTTATTTCACATGAATCTGACAATTTTGTCTGGGACGAAACAGATGGTACCCTTGTTGCTTCTACCTTTGCTAcatgtataataaaatacataaaaaattccattaaaaaGTCACCAAATATTCatcacataattatatattccGATGGTTGTTTCTACCAGAACCGAAATGTAATTCTCTTTAATGCAATATTATGTTTATGTGTTCAAGAAAACATAACTGtagaacataaatatttaatagtggGACATACACAAATGGAGTGTGATTCGACCCACTTTctcattcaaagaaaaatcaacaagagacaaataaattttccatctGAGCTGTCTGGCTTGATTAGAGAGTCTCGAAAGAACCCATTTCCTCTAAAAGTGCACCATGTTGATTACAAGTATTTCCTTGACTACGAAAGTATTCCTAAGCGCTACGTATCTATTCGACCAG GCAAAAAATCCGGAGAGCCAACTGTTAATATGATCCGTGCCTTGGCATATGATCCATCtggaataatttattataaaacaaatatcaaCGACGATTATAACGTTTTGCCACAAcgaacacaacaaaaaaataggGACCTTCACAGTTACATACCGAAAGAATATCAATATCCGAAAAGAAATGGGAACACCTGCAGgaacttaaatttttacttcCGGCTGACTGCCACAGCTTTTATGATAATATACCCTTTGTATTGcaggttttgttgttttcaaatgaattattttgtttttcttaaccagtttaatttaattttattttctcgaaTTAAATAG